The Agromyces marinus genome window below encodes:
- a CDS encoding ABC transporter permease yields MSTAVSPTATGPAAGIRRPGRFALGASRIGYEVTSYFRSPDAVFFTFLFPFIMLGIFTAAFSSSGDIQPGPGMEGVSVGAYYLPGMLAAGMLLSGVQNLAIDIATEKSDGTLKRLGGTPLSPVSYFLGKIGQVFVTGVMQAGLLLLAAATLFGIALPTEPEKWATFAWVFVLGVGTSALLGIALSSVPRSGKSASAVVIPILLVLQFISGVYLQFYALPEWMQNVASLFPLKWMAQGMRAVFLPEDFAVLEQNGAWELGWVAVALLAWLVVGLVLSRLTFRWIRRDA; encoded by the coding sequence ATGAGCACCGCCGTCAGCCCCACCGCGACCGGCCCCGCCGCCGGCATCCGTCGACCCGGGCGCTTCGCGCTCGGCGCCTCCCGCATCGGCTACGAGGTCACGAGCTACTTCCGCTCCCCCGACGCCGTCTTCTTCACGTTCCTGTTCCCGTTCATCATGCTCGGCATCTTCACGGCGGCCTTCAGTTCGAGCGGGGACATCCAGCCGGGCCCCGGGATGGAGGGCGTCTCCGTGGGCGCCTACTACCTGCCGGGCATGCTCGCCGCGGGCATGCTGCTCTCGGGCGTGCAGAACCTCGCGATCGACATCGCGACCGAGAAGTCCGACGGCACGCTGAAGCGCCTCGGCGGCACACCGCTCTCGCCGGTGTCGTACTTCCTGGGCAAGATCGGTCAGGTCTTCGTGACCGGCGTGATGCAGGCCGGGCTGCTGCTGCTCGCCGCCGCCACCCTGTTCGGCATCGCGCTGCCCACCGAGCCCGAGAAGTGGGCGACCTTCGCCTGGGTGTTCGTGCTCGGCGTCGGCACGTCGGCCCTGCTCGGCATCGCACTGTCGTCGGTTCCGCGCTCGGGCAAGTCGGCCTCTGCGGTCGTGATCCCGATCCTGCTCGTGCTGCAGTTCATCTCGGGCGTCTACCTCCAGTTCTACGCACTCCCCGAGTGGATGCAGAACGTGGCGAGCCTGTTCCCGCTGAAGTGGATGGCGCAGGGCATGCGCGCCGTGTTCCTGCCCGAGGACTTCGCGGTGCTCGAGCAGAACGGCGCGTGGGAGCTCGGGTGGGTCGCGGTCGCGCTCCTCGCGTGGCTCGTCGTCGGGCTCGTCCTGAGCCGGCTCACCTTCCGGTGGATCCGGCGCGACGCGTGA
- a CDS encoding ABC transporter ATP-binding protein has translation MENIPAVRIRGLRKQYGTVAAVDGIDLDIPRGETFALLGPNGAGKSTTIEILEGYRLRSAGEVDVLGVDPAHGGLDWKARIGIVLQSGTESGAMTVREQLAHFAGLYPHPRDVDEVIAAVGLEAKERTRIAKLSGGQRRRLDVALGIIGRPELLFLDEPTTGFDPEARREFWALIRSLKREGTTILLTTHYLDEAEQLGDRAGIIIGGRLVDVGRVHELGGAEARVPIVRWRDADGSPREARTEHPARLVASVARDLGGEPVDLEVIRPSLEDIYLDLVRAAGAETRETEEAHA, from the coding sequence ATGGAGAACATCCCAGCAGTCCGGATCCGCGGACTCCGCAAGCAGTACGGCACCGTCGCCGCGGTCGACGGCATCGACCTCGACATCCCGCGCGGCGAGACCTTCGCGCTGCTCGGGCCGAACGGCGCGGGCAAGTCGACCACGATCGAGATCCTCGAGGGCTACCGCCTGCGCAGCGCGGGCGAGGTCGACGTGCTCGGCGTCGATCCGGCCCACGGCGGCCTCGACTGGAAGGCGCGCATCGGCATCGTGCTGCAGTCGGGCACCGAGAGCGGCGCGATGACCGTGCGCGAGCAACTCGCGCACTTCGCCGGGCTCTACCCGCACCCGCGCGACGTCGACGAGGTGATCGCCGCCGTCGGGCTCGAGGCGAAGGAGCGCACGCGCATCGCGAAGCTCTCGGGCGGGCAGCGGCGACGGCTCGATGTGGCCCTCGGCATCATCGGGCGACCCGAACTGCTGTTCCTCGACGAGCCCACGACGGGCTTCGACCCCGAGGCGCGCCGCGAGTTCTGGGCGCTGATCCGGTCGCTGAAGCGCGAGGGGACGACCATCCTGCTCACCACGCACTACCTCGACGAGGCCGAGCAGCTCGGCGACCGGGCCGGCATCATCATCGGTGGCAGGCTCGTCGACGTCGGCCGCGTGCACGAGCTCGGCGGCGCCGAGGCGCGCGTCCCGATCGTGCGCTGGCGAGACGCCGACGGCTCCCCGCGCGAAGCGCGCACCGAGCACCCGGCGCGGCTCGTGGCATCCGTCGCCCGCGACCTCGGCGGCGAACCCGTCGACCTCGAGGTCATCCGTCCGAGCCTCGAGGACATCTACCTGGACCTGGTCCGCGCCGCCGGCGCCGAGACCCGCGAGACCGAGGAGGCCCACGCATGA
- a CDS encoding isopenicillin N synthase family dioxygenase, which translates to MSGIPVLDLSLLNGTPEQQAAFRDELRRATHEVGFFSLVGHGVPAELIERAYAAARAFFALPESHKLAIENVKSPHFRGYTRMGGERTLGRVDIREQIDIGAERPAVPLGPDTPDYWVLQGPNLWPAALPELREVAEEWITRLDEVGTRLLRAWAEALGAPADTFDEAFATPSPYVKIVRYPGVEAEQPAQGVGAHKDLGVLTLLSVEEGKAGLQVEKDGEWIDVTPPPGAFVVNIGELLEIATGGYLKATLHRVVSPEPGTERISIPYFHGPSLDARIPSVELPPSLAAEARGITDDPANPLHAVFGENWLKSRMRSHPDVVEAQHPHLLVGA; encoded by the coding sequence ATGTCCGGCATCCCCGTCCTCGACCTCTCCCTCCTCAACGGCACGCCCGAACAGCAGGCCGCGTTCCGCGACGAACTGCGCCGCGCGACCCACGAGGTCGGCTTCTTCTCGCTCGTCGGCCACGGCGTGCCCGCTGAGCTGATCGAACGCGCCTACGCGGCCGCCCGCGCGTTCTTCGCACTGCCCGAATCGCACAAGCTGGCGATCGAGAACGTGAAGAGCCCGCACTTCCGCGGCTACACGCGCATGGGCGGCGAACGCACCCTCGGCCGCGTCGACATCCGCGAGCAGATCGACATCGGCGCCGAGCGCCCCGCCGTGCCGCTCGGACCCGACACGCCCGACTACTGGGTGCTGCAGGGGCCGAACCTGTGGCCCGCCGCACTGCCCGAGCTGCGCGAGGTCGCCGAGGAGTGGATCACGCGCCTCGACGAGGTCGGCACGCGGCTCCTGCGCGCCTGGGCCGAGGCGCTCGGCGCACCGGCCGACACCTTCGACGAGGCGTTCGCGACGCCGTCGCCGTACGTGAAGATCGTGCGCTACCCGGGCGTCGAGGCCGAGCAGCCCGCGCAGGGCGTCGGCGCGCACAAGGACCTCGGCGTGCTCACGCTGCTCTCCGTCGAGGAGGGCAAGGCCGGCCTCCAGGTCGAGAAGGACGGCGAGTGGATCGACGTGACCCCGCCCCCCGGCGCGTTCGTGGTGAACATCGGCGAACTGCTCGAGATCGCCACGGGCGGGTACCTCAAGGCGACGCTGCACCGCGTGGTCTCCCCCGAGCCCGGCACCGAGCGCATCTCGATCCCCTACTTCCACGGGCCGTCGCTCGACGCGCGGATCCCGAGCGTCGAGCTCCCGCCCTCGCTCGCGGCCGAGGCGCGCGGCATCACCGACGACCCCGCGAACCCGCTGCACGCCGTCTTCGGCGAGAACTGGCTGAAGAGCCGCATGCGCTCGCACCCCGACGTGGTCGAGGCGCAGCACCCGCACCTGCTGGTCGGGGCGTGA
- a CDS encoding LysE/ArgO family amino acid transporter, giving the protein MDVTVFAAGLGLGLSLIVAIGAQNVFVLRQGVRREHVFVVAAICAASDAVLIAAGVGGMGAALQAMPWLVGIARWAGAAFLVGYAVLAARRALRGADAGLVAEPALEQEGPGAAQGRVGTLTRTALAPVILTCLALTWLNPHVYLDTVILLGSVGATHGEARWTFAAGAITASLAWFFALAYGARLLGRPLASPLAWRILDGIIALVMLAIAASLVLAA; this is encoded by the coding sequence GTGGATGTCACCGTGTTCGCCGCGGGCCTCGGGCTCGGGCTCTCCCTGATCGTCGCCATCGGCGCGCAGAACGTGTTCGTGCTGCGCCAGGGGGTCCGGCGCGAACACGTGTTCGTGGTCGCCGCGATCTGCGCGGCATCCGACGCCGTGCTCATCGCCGCCGGCGTCGGCGGAATGGGGGCCGCACTACAGGCCATGCCGTGGCTCGTCGGCATCGCGCGGTGGGCGGGTGCGGCGTTCCTCGTGGGCTACGCCGTGCTCGCCGCACGCCGCGCGCTGCGCGGCGCCGACGCGGGCCTCGTGGCCGAACCCGCGCTCGAACAGGAGGGTCCCGGGGCCGCGCAGGGTCGGGTCGGTACCCTCACGCGGACCGCCCTCGCGCCCGTGATCCTCACGTGCCTCGCGCTGACCTGGCTGAACCCGCACGTCTACCTCGACACCGTGATCCTGCTCGGCTCGGTCGGGGCCACCCACGGCGAGGCGCGCTGGACGTTCGCGGCCGGTGCGATCACGGCGAGCCTCGCCTGGTTCTTCGCCCTGGCCTACGGCGCGAGGCTCCTCGGCCGCCCGCTCGCGAGCCCGCTCGCCTGGCGCATCCTCGACGGCATCATCGCCCTCGTGATGCTCGCGATCGCGGCCTCGCTCGTCCTCGCCGCCTGA
- a CDS encoding LysR family transcriptional regulator ArgP, translating to MHIPLDLARTLAAVVDAGTFEGAAADLRITPSAVSQRVKQLERRLGRVLAVRTKPVRPTEAGAAVVRLARQLALLEHDALAAFGGEDSASARPTTVPLAVNADSLATWFLPALARLAGAHPVVFDLHRDDQDFTAGLLESGTVMGAVTSQADPVAGCLVRPLGVMRYTAVATPGWIARWCPGGADAGALARAPRVDFDRRDDLQAEYLRRIGADAEQPPRHLVPASNDFATAIKLGLGWGLLPGFQCDEELADGRLVALGGPAVDVPLYWQQWNLGSPLLDAIAEGVTRDARRALDPPG from the coding sequence ATGCACATTCCCCTCGACCTCGCGCGGACCCTCGCGGCCGTCGTCGACGCCGGAACCTTCGAGGGCGCCGCGGCCGACCTCCGGATCACGCCCTCCGCGGTCTCGCAGCGCGTGAAGCAGCTCGAACGGCGACTCGGTCGCGTGCTCGCCGTGCGGACCAAGCCCGTCCGCCCCACCGAGGCCGGCGCCGCCGTCGTCCGCCTCGCGCGCCAGCTCGCGCTGCTCGAGCACGACGCGCTCGCCGCGTTCGGCGGCGAGGATTCGGCATCCGCCCGCCCCACGACCGTGCCGCTCGCGGTCAACGCCGACTCGCTCGCGACCTGGTTCCTGCCCGCGCTCGCCCGGCTCGCGGGCGCGCACCCGGTCGTCTTCGACCTCCACCGCGACGACCAGGACTTCACCGCCGGGCTCCTCGAGAGCGGCACCGTGATGGGGGCCGTGACCTCGCAGGCCGACCCGGTCGCCGGATGCCTCGTCCGCCCGCTCGGCGTCATGCGCTACACCGCCGTCGCCACGCCCGGCTGGATCGCCCGATGGTGCCCGGGCGGCGCCGATGCCGGCGCCCTCGCACGCGCCCCCCGGGTCGACTTCGACCGGCGCGACGACCTGCAGGCCGAGTACCTGCGCCGGATCGGAGCGGATGCCGAGCAGCCGCCGCGGCACCTCGTGCCCGCGTCGAACGACTTCGCGACCGCGATCAAGCTCGGCCTCGGCTGGGGGCTCCTGCCCGGGTTCCAGTGCGACGAGGAGCTGGCCGACGGCCGGCTCGTCGCGCTCGGCGGCCCGGCGGTCGACGTGCCGCTGTACTGGCAGCAGTGGAACCTCGGTTCCCCGCTCCTCGACGCGATCGCCGAGGGCGTCACGCGCGATGCGCGCCGCGCTCTCGATCCGCCGGGGTGA
- a CDS encoding deoxyguanosinetriphosphate triphosphohydrolase family protein, giving the protein MDRANRHVDEPRSSADVVGEHSQFRLDLERVRFSPYFSRLSAVTQVIGQPGAGPLIHNRLTHSIKVTAVARAIAVKMTDAASPTRDFALAHGCDAVVVQAAASAHDLGHPPFGHLGERVLDRLARETLGLPDGFEGNAQTYRIITVLDVSQVAPRGLNLTAAVRSAVAKYPWTRDVEVSELGDGPLPRGLRRTDHGVEALKFSAYGIDAADLFEARDGHPPLRQSLECSIMDIADDIAYSIHDVDDFHRAGLLGQGAVAREFRGWIESGVQLRDLDDDELRRRTAPPGSALEALRRKLHASDPWIAGDDAFREAVGVVADDLVDGLLASPFDGSIAAEKALSSFTNRWIDHLQSSVVPAPDGIVRAGLVTLDERAWHEVEILKFVHRHFILDRSDIVMYQRGLSRVITRAVKGLTAWLRDEDDRDRVPLRLRELVEIATDGYAGLRSTRPEGVPVPSAAEVRDLGVGRGVVDYVASLSDDQALAVSEAIDGRPDRLWDIGQNL; this is encoded by the coding sequence ATGGACCGCGCGAACCGTCACGTCGACGAGCCTCGCAGCAGCGCGGACGTCGTCGGCGAGCACTCCCAGTTCCGCCTCGATCTCGAGCGCGTCAGGTTCTCGCCGTACTTCTCGCGCCTCTCGGCGGTGACGCAGGTCATCGGGCAGCCCGGTGCGGGCCCGCTGATCCACAACCGGCTCACCCACTCGATCAAGGTCACCGCGGTCGCGCGTGCGATCGCGGTGAAGATGACGGATGCCGCGTCGCCGACGCGCGACTTCGCGCTCGCGCACGGCTGCGACGCGGTCGTCGTGCAGGCCGCGGCGAGCGCCCACGACCTCGGCCACCCGCCGTTCGGCCATCTCGGCGAGCGGGTGCTCGACCGGCTCGCGCGCGAGACGCTGGGCCTTCCCGACGGGTTCGAGGGCAACGCGCAGACGTACCGGATCATCACGGTGCTCGACGTGAGCCAGGTGGCCCCGAGGGGCCTGAACCTGACGGCGGCGGTGCGGAGCGCGGTCGCGAAGTACCCGTGGACGCGCGACGTCGAGGTCTCCGAACTCGGCGACGGGCCGCTGCCGCGCGGGCTCCGGCGCACCGATCACGGCGTCGAGGCGTTGAAGTTCTCGGCGTACGGGATCGATGCGGCCGACCTGTTCGAGGCACGCGACGGCCATCCGCCGCTGCGGCAGTCGCTCGAGTGCTCGATCATGGACATCGCCGACGACATCGCGTACTCGATCCACGACGTCGACGACTTCCATCGCGCGGGCCTGCTCGGCCAGGGCGCGGTGGCACGCGAGTTCCGCGGCTGGATCGAGTCGGGCGTGCAGCTGCGCGACCTCGACGACGACGAGCTCCGTCGGCGCACTGCGCCGCCCGGGAGCGCGCTCGAGGCGCTGCGCAGGAAGCTGCACGCGAGCGACCCCTGGATCGCGGGCGACGACGCGTTCCGCGAGGCGGTGGGCGTGGTCGCCGACGATCTCGTCGACGGACTGCTGGCGAGTCCGTTCGACGGCTCGATCGCGGCCGAGAAGGCGCTCTCCTCGTTCACGAACCGGTGGATCGACCACCTGCAGTCCTCGGTGGTTCCCGCACCGGACGGCATCGTGCGGGCCGGGCTCGTGACGCTCGACGAACGCGCCTGGCACGAGGTCGAGATCCTGAAGTTCGTGCATCGGCACTTCATCCTCGACCGGTCCGACATCGTCATGTACCAGCGGGGGCTGAGCCGCGTGATCACGCGCGCGGTGAAGGGGCTCACGGCGTGGCTCCGCGACGAGGACGATCGGGATCGCGTGCCGCTGCGGTTGCGGGAGCTCGTCGAGATCGCGACCGACGGCTATGCCGGGCTCCGCTCGACCCGCCCGGAGGGGGTGCCGGTTCCCTCGGCGGCGGAGGTCCGAGACCTCGGCGTGGGGCGCGGCGTCGTCGACTACGTCGCATCGCTCTCGGACGATCAGGCCCTCGCGGTCTCGGAGGCGATCGACGGTCGGCCCGACCGCCTGTGGGACATCGGCCAGAACCTGTGA